The Limnochorda sp. LNt genome includes a region encoding these proteins:
- a CDS encoding L7Ae/L30e/S12e/Gadd45 family ribosomal protein, with translation MASPDAWLGLARRAGRIAVGRVACRQALRDRRAAALVVAQDASDAAKRHWARVAPRHGVPVVLWGDMRRLARALGAPGQPGVVAILDRAMAQNFLASVNECVEDARGRRPSECRSDVP, from the coding sequence GTGGCCTCTCCCGATGCCTGGTTGGGGCTGGCCCGGCGGGCGGGGCGGATCGCCGTCGGGCGCGTCGCCTGCCGACAGGCGCTGCGCGACCGTCGGGCCGCGGCCCTGGTGGTGGCCCAGGATGCCTCCGATGCAGCCAAGCGCCACTGGGCGAGAGTGGCGCCGCGGCACGGCGTGCCCGTGGTGCTGTGGGGTGACATGCGGCGGCTGGCCCGGGCCCTGGGCGCTCCGGGCCAGCCGGGCGTGGTGGCCATCCTCGATCGGGCGATGGCCCAAAACTTTCTGGCTTCGGTGAACGAGTGCGTCGAGGATGCGCGCGGTCGCCGGCCTAGCGAGTGCAGGAGTGATGTACCGTGA
- a CDS encoding translation initiation factor IF-2 N-terminal domain-containing protein, giving the protein MKKLRVYELAKELNVDARILLTFLQGRGSAASSTLSMVELDKEELARQHFGKGSGVAPGGARLVGRIRREGPSPATQEPTPAAQSPAPAAPPAAGPPRHPRPAERRPLTATGPSAGEPRVAAPSRLWPIPGACGVPAGARAGRAGGGDPDRRTPHPGGGTSGHAGRTGGAPAARPPRSRRRALPSPVRQTGVGSGCSRCAPGRSGRQAGAGSGQGSHRSGASGCRASAPAITSLRIGAGRQAAAGSVARPRWRARGAARPA; this is encoded by the coding sequence GTGAAGAAGTTGCGAGTCTACGAGCTGGCCAAGGAGCTCAACGTGGATGCCCGGATCCTCCTGACCTTCCTCCAGGGCCGGGGCAGCGCCGCATCGTCGACCCTGAGCATGGTCGAGCTGGACAAGGAGGAGCTGGCGCGCCAGCACTTCGGCAAGGGCAGCGGAGTCGCGCCGGGCGGTGCCCGGCTCGTGGGCCGGATACGGCGGGAGGGCCCATCACCTGCCACCCAGGAGCCGACGCCCGCCGCGCAGAGCCCGGCGCCAGCGGCGCCTCCGGCGGCCGGGCCGCCCCGGCACCCGCGACCCGCTGAGCGGCGCCCGCTGACGGCCACCGGCCCATCGGCCGGCGAGCCCCGGGTCGCCGCCCCAAGCCGGCTCTGGCCCATCCCAGGCGCCTGCGGCGTCCCAGCAGGCGCCCGCGCAGGCCGCGCCGGTGGCGGTGACCCCGACCGCCGGACGCCCCACCCCGGCGGCGGGACGTCCGGCCACGCCGGCCGCACCGGTGGCGCGCCAGCCGCGCGCCCTCCCAGAAGCCGGCGGCGGGCGCTGCCCTCGCCCGTCCGGCAAACAGGCGTCGGCAGCGGGTGCAGCCGCTGCGCGCCCGGGCGGAGCGGGCGCCAGGCCGGCGCAGGCAGCGGCCAAGGCTCCCACCGCTCCGGCGCGTCCGGCTGCCGGGCCAGCGCGCCCGCCATCACCTCGCTCCGCATCGGCGCCGGGCGGCAAGCCGCGGCAGGATCGGTCGCCCGGCCGAGGTGGCGCGCGAGGGGAGCGGCCCGACCGGCGTGA
- the rpsO gene encoding 30S ribosomal protein S15, whose amino-acid sequence MALPREVKESLISQFRRHEGDTGSPEVQIALLTQRINDLTEHLKVHRKDFHSRRGLYKLIGQRRGLLNYLERTDVERYRQVVERLGLRR is encoded by the coding sequence ATGGCGCTTCCGCGCGAGGTGAAGGAGAGCCTCATCAGCCAGTTTCGCCGGCACGAGGGCGACACCGGCTCGCCCGAGGTCCAGATCGCGTTGCTGACCCAGCGGATCAACGACCTGACCGAGCATCTCAAGGTCCACCGCAAGGACTTCCACAGCCGGCGGGGACTCTACAAGCTCATCGGCCAGCGCCGCGGCTTGCTCAACTATCTCGAACGCACCGACGTCGAGCGGTATCGCCAGGTGGTCGAGCGGCTCGGCTTGCGCCGGTAG
- a CDS encoding DUF503 domain-containing protein, protein MVVAVATADIWIEGSQSLKDRRRVVRALVDRLRARLNVSVVEMDQPSTWQRARVVVACVAQTEAQARAVMEQARRLVERDDQAQVTRFEISFYC, encoded by the coding sequence ATGGTGGTGGCCGTGGCGACGGCCGACATCTGGATCGAGGGCAGCCAGTCGCTCAAGGACCGGCGCCGTGTCGTCCGAGCCCTGGTGGACCGGCTCCGGGCCCGCCTCAACGTCTCCGTGGTCGAGATGGACCAGCCCTCGACATGGCAGCGGGCTCGGGTGGTCGTGGCCTGCGTGGCCCAGACGGAGGCCCAGGCACGGGCGGTGATGGAGCAGGCCCGTCGTCTGGTGGAGCGCGACGACCAGGCCCAGGTGACCCGCTTCGAGATATCCTTTTACTGCTGA
- the rbfA gene encoding 30S ribosome-binding factor RbfA, whose protein sequence is MVRLRVQRLREEYRREVSDILRRMKDPRLGFVTVTDVDVSEDLRHVKVYVSVLGTEEDRRRTLEVLDQARGYVRTEAGQRIRLRHTPEITFQFDPSVERGARVMTILQQLRRERAAKGEDEAR, encoded by the coding sequence ATGGTCAGGCTGCGGGTCCAACGGCTCCGGGAGGAGTACCGGCGGGAGGTCAGCGACATCCTGCGCCGCATGAAGGATCCGCGTCTGGGGTTCGTCACCGTCACGGACGTGGACGTCTCCGAGGATCTGCGCCACGTCAAGGTGTACGTGAGCGTGCTGGGTACCGAGGAGGACCGCCGTCGCACCCTGGAGGTGCTCGATCAGGCCCGGGGCTACGTGCGGACCGAGGCGGGGCAACGCATCCGGCTGCGCCATACGCCGGAGATCACCTTCCAGTTCGACCCTTCGGTGGAGCGGGGCGCTCGGGTCATGACCATCCTGCAGCAGCTGCGCCGCGAGCGAGCGGCCAAGGGGGAGGACGAGGCCCGGTGA
- a CDS encoding DHH family phosphoesterase: MSLAWPEVERRLGPLVEALRGADRIAVLGHVNPDLDSIGSVLALHLALAAAGKTSWPVTPDPGSPYWAFLPGHDRLVVGAPEWLRPDAVAVLDTEIAPERLGQAWALVERAALRLNLDHHDTNRGGADAALVEPAAAATGELVFYLVRALGVPVTPEIAACLYAAILTDTGSFRYANTTARTLALASALVATGVEPHEMATRIYDTRSWAYMKLLGRLLSRLERTEDGKVAWMWVRHEDAVEAGLLASEVEGLAQYPRMVEGVEVALLFKETEPGVVRVSLRSQRFVDVAAIARAFGGGGHVRAAGCTLTGSLEQAIERLVQACRQAVQREVMAGEGAGTSCGTGEE; this comes from the coding sequence GTGAGCCTCGCCTGGCCCGAGGTCGAGCGGCGCCTGGGGCCGCTGGTGGAGGCGCTGCGGGGCGCCGACCGGATCGCGGTGCTGGGCCACGTCAACCCCGACCTCGACAGCATCGGCTCCGTGCTGGCCCTGCACCTGGCGCTCGCGGCCGCGGGCAAGACGAGCTGGCCCGTCACGCCGGACCCCGGCTCGCCTTACTGGGCCTTCCTGCCCGGCCACGACCGCTTGGTGGTGGGAGCGCCCGAGTGGTTGCGGCCCGATGCGGTGGCCGTGCTCGACACCGAGATCGCGCCGGAGCGACTGGGGCAGGCCTGGGCCCTGGTCGAGCGGGCCGCCTTGCGCCTCAACCTGGACCATCACGACACCAACCGCGGAGGCGCCGACGCAGCCCTGGTGGAGCCGGCCGCGGCGGCGACGGGCGAGCTGGTCTTCTACCTGGTGCGGGCGCTCGGCGTGCCCGTCACCCCCGAGATCGCGGCGTGTCTGTACGCCGCCATCCTGACGGACACGGGCTCGTTTCGCTACGCCAACACCACCGCGCGCACGCTGGCCCTGGCCTCGGCCCTGGTGGCCACGGGGGTCGAGCCCCACGAGATGGCGACCCGCATCTACGACACCCGCTCCTGGGCTTACATGAAGCTCCTGGGTCGGCTCCTCTCCCGGCTGGAGCGCACCGAGGACGGCAAGGTGGCCTGGATGTGGGTGCGCCACGAGGATGCCGTCGAGGCCGGCCTCCTCGCGTCGGAGGTCGAAGGCCTGGCGCAGTATCCCCGCATGGTCGAAGGCGTCGAGGTAGCGCTGCTCTTCAAGGAGACCGAGCCGGGCGTCGTCAGGGTCAGCCTGCGCTCCCAGCGGTTCGTCGACGTCGCTGCCATCGCCCGCGCCTTCGGCGGGGGCGGGCACGTGCGGGCGGCGGGGTGCACCCTGACGGGCAGCCTCGAGCAGGCCATCGAACGTCTCGTGCAGGCGTGCCGCCAGGCCGTGCAACGGGAGGTCATGGCCGGCGAGGGCGCCGGCACGTCATGCGGCACCGGGGAGGAGTGA
- a CDS encoding tRNA pseudouridine(55) synthase TruB — protein MGHFPPVRLAGEELRRAAHGTPVGWPAGVGRPADLEAGDFVRLYDEQSRFLGVARVEGEGTSLRLHPDRLLPLEPA, from the coding sequence TTGGGCCACTTCCCGCCCGTACGACTGGCAGGGGAGGAGCTCCGCCGGGCCGCTCACGGCACCCCGGTCGGGTGGCCGGCCGGCGTGGGACGCCCCGCCGACCTGGAGGCAGGTGACTTCGTGCGGCTCTACGACGAGCAAAGCCGTTTCCTGGGCGTGGCGAGAGTCGAGGGCGAGGGGACGTCGCTGCGCCTGCATCCGGACCGGTTGCTCCCGCTGGAGCCCGCCTAG
- a CDS encoding bifunctional riboflavin kinase/FAD synthetase: MAAQHRVDLTWHPGPPPSGTAVVVALGTFDGVHVGHQAILAESRRLAAQLGASPVAVTFDPHPRHVLQPDQAPPLLTPLASRIRLLQEHGAQAVCVITFDRALAAMDPESFVRLVLCERLGARGAVVGFNFGFGRGRQGDARTLQALGEPLGLAVRIVPPAERDGRVVSSSLVRRLLEEGRVREAAEALGRPYRLEGTVVRGDGRGRQIGYPTANVETDPVQLLPVDGVYLATLDRLPSLAVIGRRPTFSGGARWLEVHVLEGRWELYGRRVKVDLLEHLRPVVPFSSVEALVRQIEADRQAAARYFSLAAPRPPLQRSHQL; this comes from the coding sequence ATGGCCGCCCAGCATCGCGTCGACCTGACGTGGCACCCGGGGCCACCGCCGTCGGGCACGGCGGTGGTCGTCGCCCTCGGCACCTTCGACGGCGTCCACGTGGGGCACCAGGCCATCTTGGCCGAGAGCCGCCGCCTGGCCGCCCAGCTGGGGGCGTCGCCGGTAGCCGTCACGTTCGATCCCCATCCCCGCCATGTCTTGCAGCCCGACCAGGCCCCGCCGCTGTTGACGCCGTTGGCGAGCCGGATCCGGCTGTTGCAGGAGCACGGCGCGCAGGCGGTCTGCGTCATCACCTTCGACCGCGCGCTGGCGGCGATGGATCCGGAGAGTTTCGTCCGCCTCGTGCTGTGCGAGCGGCTGGGGGCCAGGGGAGCCGTGGTCGGATTCAACTTCGGCTTCGGCCGGGGCCGTCAGGGCGATGCCCGCACCCTGCAGGCGCTGGGCGAGCCGTTGGGCCTGGCGGTGCGGATCGTCCCGCCGGCCGAGCGCGACGGGCGCGTCGTCTCCTCCAGCCTCGTGCGGCGCCTGCTGGAGGAGGGGCGGGTGCGCGAGGCGGCGGAGGCCCTGGGCCGTCCCTATCGCCTCGAGGGGACCGTGGTGAGGGGCGACGGCCGGGGCCGTCAGATCGGCTACCCGACGGCCAATGTCGAGACCGATCCGGTCCAACTGCTCCCGGTGGATGGGGTCTACCTGGCCACCCTGGACCGCTTGCCGTCCCTGGCCGTCATCGGCCGTCGGCCCACGTTCAGCGGCGGGGCGCGCTGGCTCGAGGTGCACGTCCTCGAGGGGCGATGGGAACTCTACGGACGGAGGGTCAAGGTCGATCTGCTGGAGCACCTGCGGCCCGTCGTGCCATTCTCGAGCGTCGAGGCGCTGGTGCGACAGATCGAGGCGGACCGCCAAGCGGCCGCGCGATACTTCTCCCTGGCGGCTCCGAGGCCCCCTCTTCAGCGGAGTCACCAGTTGTGA